A genomic window from Tautonia rosea includes:
- a CDS encoding STAS domain-containing protein → MNAAPAGSVEGTYRVIERDGFVEIELLTPKLPEELGAALIDEAMVRRWSCLVLDCSQVEFLSSLGLGALIRLDRQLRPTGGRLKLCGLNPHLREFFAITRLDRVLQISDSEPDALETSR, encoded by the coding sequence ATGAACGCGGCACCAGCGGGAAGCGTCGAGGGGACCTATCGCGTGATTGAGCGCGACGGGTTCGTGGAGATCGAATTGCTGACGCCGAAGCTGCCGGAGGAGCTGGGCGCGGCCTTGATTGACGAAGCGATGGTTCGGCGCTGGTCGTGCCTGGTGCTCGATTGTTCCCAGGTGGAATTTCTGTCGAGCCTGGGGCTTGGGGCCTTGATCCGGCTCGATCGTCAGCTCCGGCCGACGGGTGGGCGGCTGAAGTTGTGTGGCTTGAATCCGCATCTCAGAGAATTCTTCGCGATCACGCGGCTGGATCGGGTCTTGCAAATCTCCGATAGCGAGCCGGATGCGTTGGAAACGAGTCGTTGA
- a CDS encoding RNA recognition motif domain-containing protein: MGKKLYVGNLTFKVDSSELEQLFSQYGTVQSAQVIQDRDTGRSKGFGFVEMDTDEQAQAAIDGLHDYDYGGRRLTVNEARPREDRGGGGGRGGYGGGGGGGGRGGYGGGGGGGRGGYGGGGGGGFSGGRYGGGGGGGRY; this comes from the coding sequence GTGGGCAAGAAGTTATACGTCGGTAACCTGACCTTCAAGGTCGACAGCTCCGAGCTCGAGCAGCTGTTTTCGCAATATGGCACCGTCCAGAGTGCTCAGGTCATCCAGGACCGCGACACCGGCCGCAGCAAGGGCTTCGGCTTCGTCGAAATGGACACTGATGAACAGGCTCAGGCCGCCATCGACGGCTTGCACGACTACGATTACGGTGGTCGTCGTCTGACCGTCAACGAAGCCCGTCCTCGAGAGGACCGTGGCGGCGGTGGTGGTCGGGGCGGCTACGGTGGCGGCGGCGGCGGTGGCGGCCGCGGCGGCTACGGTGGTGGTGGCGGCGGCGGTCGTGGCGGCTACGGCGGCGGCGGCGGCGGCGGTTTCAGCGGCGGTCGTTACGGCGGCGGCGGTGGTGGTGGTCGATACTAA
- a CDS encoding NAD(P)/FAD-dependent oxidoreductase codes for MTTQARIAVVGAGAFGGWTALSLRRRGCEVVLIDAWGPGHARSSSGGATRVFRQSYVNPEMVRLAGRARELWVEEQERSGRRLFDPIGMIWLAQERSEVEQAVLTNLNTAGVPHEWLEADQAARAYPQIRTDDLEGAIVEPGAGVLRAREACLAVRDALVAEGGTYRESWVEPGAIRSGRMEELVLADGSRERADVFVFAVGPWQGSFLKRFHEWSMPVTRQEVFVFGTPPGDVRFGPSRLPVWAFHGAEFWYGVPGDGDVGGFKIADDTRGSQFDPTTGDRTPSAQGLENARSLLAKRFPGMADAPLIAASVCQYTEAIDGRFLADRLQGSTNAWIVTGGSGHGFKHGPAVGESVAALVLGDRTPESDQAFSTFSMMEGA; via the coding sequence ATGACGACGCAAGCGCGGATTGCAGTCGTGGGAGCGGGAGCCTTTGGTGGCTGGACGGCGTTGTCACTGCGTCGAAGGGGGTGCGAGGTTGTTCTGATCGACGCCTGGGGACCGGGGCATGCGCGGTCAAGTTCGGGGGGGGCGACGAGGGTTTTCCGGCAGTCGTACGTGAATCCGGAAATGGTTCGGCTCGCCGGCCGGGCTCGGGAGCTGTGGGTGGAGGAACAGGAGCGGTCGGGGCGTCGGTTGTTCGACCCGATCGGGATGATTTGGTTAGCGCAGGAGCGCTCGGAAGTGGAGCAGGCCGTGCTGACCAATTTGAACACTGCGGGGGTTCCGCACGAGTGGCTCGAGGCCGATCAAGCGGCGAGGGCCTATCCCCAGATCCGGACTGATGATCTGGAAGGAGCGATCGTCGAGCCCGGAGCTGGAGTGCTCCGGGCGAGGGAGGCATGCCTTGCGGTGCGAGATGCGTTGGTTGCAGAGGGGGGAACGTATCGGGAGTCATGGGTCGAGCCGGGGGCGATTCGATCGGGGCGGATGGAGGAACTTGTGCTTGCCGATGGCTCACGAGAGAGGGCCGATGTGTTCGTCTTCGCCGTGGGCCCCTGGCAAGGGTCGTTTCTCAAACGATTTCACGAGTGGTCGATGCCGGTCACTCGGCAAGAAGTGTTTGTCTTTGGAACACCTCCGGGGGATGTCCGGTTTGGGCCTTCGCGGTTACCGGTTTGGGCCTTTCACGGAGCGGAATTTTGGTACGGCGTCCCAGGAGATGGCGATGTGGGGGGGTTCAAGATCGCGGATGATACCCGTGGTTCGCAGTTCGACCCGACGACAGGAGACCGAACGCCATCGGCCCAGGGACTGGAAAACGCTCGGTCGTTATTGGCGAAACGGTTTCCCGGAATGGCGGATGCACCCTTGATCGCCGCGTCGGTTTGTCAGTATACCGAAGCGATCGACGGTCGTTTCCTGGCCGATCGATTGCAGGGGTCAACCAACGCGTGGATCGTGACAGGGGGCTCGGGGCATGGCTTCAAGCATGGCCCGGCCGTGGGTGAGTCGGTGGCCGCGCTGGTGCTCGGCGATCGAACTCCGGAATCGGATCAGGCATTTTCCACCTTTTCCATGATGGAAGGAGCGTGA